A portion of the Paenibacillus hamazuiensis genome contains these proteins:
- a CDS encoding PfkB family carbohydrate kinase — translation MKLIGIGDNVVDYYQDQGLMYPGGNALNVAVGSRRSGAEACAYLGIVGDDAAARHVIESMLAEGIDISRIRRAYGPNGEAVVTLNEHGDRIFVGTNRGIRVSSLLTLQLTPDDIEYIDGYDIVHTSVNSDIEHELPKLAHKPVSFDFSTSKKWTKEYLAQVCPYLTYAFFSGSDMSPSDIRSLIGEVHRLGVKVVGVTRGAEPAIFSEAGKVFEQTPLPVDVIDTMGAGDSFIAGFLTSYGDYRDMEAALLQAARSAAATCGYYGAFGYGTKK, via the coding sequence ATGAAGCTTATTGGAATTGGCGACAACGTGGTGGATTACTATCAGGATCAGGGCCTTATGTATCCGGGCGGCAATGCGCTGAATGTGGCCGTAGGAAGCAGGAGGAGCGGCGCAGAAGCTTGTGCTTATTTGGGAATTGTCGGCGACGACGCCGCCGCAAGGCATGTGATCGAAAGTATGCTGGCCGAAGGCATAGACATCAGCCGGATTCGCCGGGCGTACGGCCCGAACGGAGAAGCGGTCGTAACCTTGAACGAGCACGGAGACCGCATATTTGTAGGGACGAACCGCGGCATCCGGGTGTCTTCGCTGCTGACGCTGCAGCTTACCCCTGACGATATCGAGTATATCGACGGATACGATATCGTACATACAAGCGTCAACAGCGATATCGAGCACGAGCTGCCGAAGCTCGCCCATAAGCCGGTTTCGTTTGATTTTTCAACGTCCAAGAAGTGGACGAAGGAATATTTGGCGCAAGTATGCCCCTACCTGACATATGCGTTTTTCTCCGGCAGCGATATGTCCCCCTCGGACATCCGTTCCCTGATCGGCGAAGTGCACCGTCTCGGGGTCAAGGTGGTCGGCGTCACCCGCGGCGCGGAACCTGCGATTTTCTCGGAAGCGGGAAAGGTGTTCGAGCAGACGCCTCTGCCTGTCGATGTCATCGATACGATGGGAGCAGGGGATTCGTTTATCGCCGGCTTCCTGACGTCATATGGCGATTACCGCGATATGGAGGCGGCGCTTCTGCAGGCGGCCCGCTCGGCTGCGGCGACCTGCGGGTACTACGGAGCGTTCGGCTACGGCACGAAAAAATAA
- a CDS encoding DUF5050 domain-containing protein, translating into MKKSLLAAALAVPMLLLSAVPGFAAAPKQAEVSLPAFPVFLNGTPVDNTHSIFPLLVYKDITYFPMTWDYARGLGLTTSWDSQGGLGIEKRVRSEVLTQSLKPDANAVSGETAVLPEFPIRVNGKTIDNAAEPYPLLLFRNITYFPMTWRFTHDEFGWNTSWDNVNGFRIDTPSQSDGTLPAAQSDDFNLNAGGQVAVSGDWMYYNPNNSYFESGYLYKIKLDGSGKQKLADDNARSINVVGDWVYYTAMDKGKNIHQGIFKVRTDGTERTKISDAPAGKITVEGDWIYYVDQVLTGRTENAVGYYKTLGIKKIKTDGTGETSLFQGTASNPSGSVVEDSIHVLEDWIYFVQPGDGKNPPAFYKIRKDGTQLTPLPDVNFNNFMVADGWIYYVDNNELFKMSLEGSSAISVKKFDKYVNSLIYHDGWIYYVKGSFGFMGSADIEKIRIDGSEQTKVVGGVRASSLYFAGGKLYFAGSWEGSNPLYEVTADGQPKLLKEE; encoded by the coding sequence ATGAAAAAATCTTTACTGGCCGCAGCGCTGGCGGTTCCCATGCTGCTTCTCAGCGCCGTCCCCGGCTTCGCCGCAGCGCCGAAACAGGCGGAGGTGTCGCTGCCGGCTTTTCCCGTTTTTCTGAACGGTACCCCGGTCGATAATACTCACAGCATTTTTCCACTGCTCGTTTATAAAGACATTACTTATTTTCCGATGACCTGGGATTACGCACGGGGGCTCGGACTTACCACCTCCTGGGATTCGCAGGGGGGGCTCGGTATTGAGAAACGCGTTCGCTCCGAGGTTTTGACGCAATCGCTGAAGCCGGATGCCAATGCAGTGTCCGGTGAAACCGCGGTGCTGCCCGAATTTCCCATCCGGGTGAACGGCAAGACGATCGACAATGCGGCGGAGCCGTATCCGCTGCTGCTGTTCCGCAACATCACCTATTTTCCGATGACGTGGCGGTTTACGCATGACGAATTCGGCTGGAATACATCCTGGGATAACGTGAACGGGTTTCGCATCGATACGCCGTCACAGTCGGACGGCACGCTGCCGGCCGCCCAAAGCGACGACTTCAATTTGAATGCCGGCGGGCAAGTGGCGGTTTCCGGCGACTGGATGTACTACAATCCGAACAACAGCTATTTTGAGTCCGGCTACCTGTACAAAATAAAGCTGGACGGAAGCGGCAAACAAAAGCTGGCGGACGACAATGCCCGCTCGATCAATGTGGTCGGCGATTGGGTGTATTACACGGCGATGGACAAAGGAAAAAACATTCATCAAGGCATCTTCAAAGTGCGCACGGACGGAACCGAACGGACGAAAATTTCCGATGCCCCGGCGGGGAAGATTACAGTGGAAGGAGATTGGATCTATTACGTAGACCAGGTATTAACCGGACGGACGGAGAATGCCGTCGGTTATTACAAGACGCTCGGCATCAAAAAGATCAAAACCGACGGAACCGGCGAAACGTCCCTGTTCCAGGGAACGGCAAGCAACCCTTCCGGCAGCGTTGTCGAGGATTCCATCCACGTCCTCGAGGACTGGATCTATTTCGTGCAGCCGGGCGATGGGAAGAATCCCCCCGCATTTTACAAAATCCGCAAAGACGGAACACAGCTGACTCCGCTTCCCGACGTGAATTTCAATAATTTCATGGTCGCGGACGGCTGGATTTATTACGTCGACAACAACGAATTATTCAAAATGAGTCTCGAAGGCTCGTCCGCTATCTCAGTTAAGAAGTTTGACAAGTATGTCAATTCGCTCATCTACCATGACGGCTGGATTTACTACGTCAAAGGATCGTTCGGCTTCATGGGATCGGCCGACATTGAGAAAATCCGCATCGACGGCAGCGAGCAGACGAAGGTCGTCGGAGGCGTGCGCGCGTCCAGCCTGTACTTTGCAGGCGGCAAGCTCTATTTTGCCGGCAGCTGGGAGGGGAGCAATCCGCTTTACGAAGTGACCGCAGACGGCCAACCCAAGCTGCTGAAAGAGGAGTAG
- the frlD gene encoding fructoselysine 6-kinase, translated as MRIAGVGFNCIDIYENLNRHYPTGNSVDFAIHMSRFGVKTSMVSVVGDDEYGALMLQALKKEGVDISHLHTKPGSTAVFKMDLNGNDRVHKEKIEGVMADFSLTAGDVDFILKHDVIHTNLSGKVNEWLPHFRRSGVRVVYDFSTRVNEIPGPILPDVDYAFFSYDKDDSFILDYMKWAHESGPGIVVATLGEKGSIAYDGQTFYREGVIPVEVVNTVGAGDSFCAGFMYGVIRGWTIQECLHHGAKVASEVITGFEPY; from the coding sequence ATGCGAATCGCCGGTGTCGGCTTTAACTGCATCGATATTTACGAAAATTTGAACCGCCATTATCCGACCGGTAACAGCGTCGACTTCGCCATCCATATGAGCCGGTTCGGCGTGAAGACGTCCATGGTCAGCGTGGTGGGCGACGATGAATACGGAGCGCTTATGCTCCAGGCGCTTAAGAAAGAGGGAGTGGATATTTCGCACCTTCATACGAAACCCGGGAGCACAGCGGTTTTCAAGATGGACCTGAACGGCAACGACCGGGTGCACAAGGAAAAAATCGAAGGCGTGATGGCGGATTTTTCGCTCACGGCAGGAGATGTGGATTTCATTTTGAAGCATGATGTGATCCATACAAACCTGTCCGGCAAAGTCAACGAATGGCTGCCGCATTTTCGCCGCAGCGGAGTTCGCGTCGTCTACGACTTTTCCACACGGGTGAATGAGATTCCGGGGCCGATTTTGCCCGACGTTGATTACGCTTTCTTCAGCTATGACAAAGACGACAGCTTCATTCTCGATTATATGAAATGGGCACATGAATCAGGGCCGGGCATCGTGGTCGCGACGCTGGGGGAAAAGGGCAGCATCGCCTATGACGGACAAACCTTTTACAGGGAAGGCGTTATTCCCGTAGAGGTGGTGAATACGGTCGGGGCCGGCGATTCCTTTTGCGCCGGGTTCATGTACGGCGTGATCCGCGGCTGGACCATCCAGGAATGCTTGCACCACGGCGCCAAAGTCGCTTCCGAAGTGATTACCGGGTTCGAACCTTACTAG
- a CDS encoding GntR family transcriptional regulator produces the protein MKLNNASEKPLYFQLKQIIQEDINRGTYKAGQQLPPESELCETYGVSRITARRAISDLVEEGVLHRQQGKGTFVKETKVKRELISVGGFSELTVESGKKPSSQILSTAIIPADERLAETFELPEGDPLLKLHRILYIDNEPLFIETSHYPLRHLPDLEKHIGESPSTYDILKKKYNVKLTRSLKTLEVIFASEYEAGIFHCDRGTPLFAIEKRSYDEAGRPIHLSNSVTLTSKVIFTIDTDKSGHK, from the coding sequence ATGAAGCTGAACAACGCGAGCGAAAAGCCGCTATATTTTCAACTGAAACAAATCATCCAGGAAGATATCAATCGGGGGACATATAAAGCGGGCCAGCAGCTGCCGCCGGAATCCGAGCTGTGCGAAACGTACGGAGTAAGCCGGATCACCGCGCGAAGGGCGATTTCCGATCTGGTCGAGGAGGGCGTTCTCCACCGCCAGCAGGGCAAAGGGACGTTCGTGAAGGAGACGAAGGTCAAGCGCGAGCTGATTTCTGTCGGAGGGTTCAGCGAGCTGACGGTGGAATCGGGCAAAAAGCCGAGCTCGCAAATATTATCGACCGCGATCATTCCGGCCGACGAACGGCTGGCCGAAACGTTCGAGCTGCCCGAGGGAGATCCGCTGCTCAAGCTGCACCGGATTTTGTACATCGACAACGAGCCGCTTTTTATCGAGACGTCGCATTATCCGCTTAGACATTTGCCCGATCTCGAGAAGCATATCGGAGAGTCGCCGTCGACCTACGACATTTTGAAAAAAAAGTACAACGTCAAGCTGACGCGTTCCTTAAAAACGCTGGAGGTTATTTTCGCCTCGGAATATGAAGCCGGCATTTTTCACTGCGACCGGGGAACCCCGCTGTTCGCCATTGAAAAACGCAGCTATGACGAAGCGGGACGGCCGATTCATCTGTCCAATTCGGTGACGCTGACGAGCAAGGTCATCTTTACGATCGATACCGACAAAAGCGGTCATAAATAA